A window from Gopherus evgoodei ecotype Sinaloan lineage chromosome 24, rGopEvg1_v1.p, whole genome shotgun sequence encodes these proteins:
- the TSACC gene encoding TSSK6-activating co-chaperone protein isoform X3, whose amino-acid sequence MPLTDHLTPAALYTQCSWDLWSKNSHCPCTSSVPHQMEPETDAQEEKQHWKREDNFEGPSSSFKKLCPAKPSPSFLELPSSQRRPSPGLLCAQASRKGQKKFTPDHQPQECYGLLECMHNNIQIQTQIALTQLSILEGLQESMNLLLASDEEKRKEQRDQEGLQSSVSSPT is encoded by the exons ATGCCACTCACTGACCACCTCACCCCAGCTGCCCTCTATACACAGTGCAGCTGGGACTTATGGAGCAAAAACAGCCATTGCCCCT GCACAAGCTCTGTTCCTCATCAGATGGAGCCAGAAACAGATGCTCAGGAAGAAAAACAACACTGGAAAA GAGAGGATAACTTCGAAGGCCCTTCCTCTTCTTTTAAGAAGCTATGTCCTGCCAAACCTTCTCCCAGCTTTCTTGAGCTTCCATCTTCCCAACGGAGGCCCAGTCCAGGTCTACTCTGTGCCCAGGCTTCAAGGAAAGGACAGAAAAAATTCA CCCCTGATCATCAGCCACAGGAATGCTACGGCCTACTGGAGTGCATGCACAACAACATCCAGATCCAAACCCAGATCGCTCTGACACAGCTGAGCATCCTGGAAGGCTTGCAGGAATCCATGAACTTGCTTCTGGCTAGCGACgaggagaagaggaaggagcAGAGAGACCAGGAGGGCCTGCAAAGCTcagtctcctcccccacctaA
- the TSACC gene encoding TSSK6-activating co-chaperone protein isoform X1 — protein MPLTDHLTPAALYTQCSWDLWSKNSHCPCTSSVPHQMEPETDAQEEKQHWKNTVRRSTQSPREDNFEGPSSSFKKLCPAKPSPSFLELPSSQRRPSPGLLCAQASRKGQKKFTPDHQPQECYGLLECMHNNIQIQTQIALTQLSILEGLQESMNLLLASDEEKRKEQRDQEGLQSSVSSPT, from the exons ATGCCACTCACTGACCACCTCACCCCAGCTGCCCTCTATACACAGTGCAGCTGGGACTTATGGAGCAAAAACAGCCATTGCCCCT GCACAAGCTCTGTTCCTCATCAGATGGAGCCAGAAACAGATGCTCAGGAAGAAAAACAACACTGGAAAA ACACAGTGAGACGATCCACTCAAAGCCCAC GAGAGGATAACTTCGAAGGCCCTTCCTCTTCTTTTAAGAAGCTATGTCCTGCCAAACCTTCTCCCAGCTTTCTTGAGCTTCCATCTTCCCAACGGAGGCCCAGTCCAGGTCTACTCTGTGCCCAGGCTTCAAGGAAAGGACAGAAAAAATTCA CCCCTGATCATCAGCCACAGGAATGCTACGGCCTACTGGAGTGCATGCACAACAACATCCAGATCCAAACCCAGATCGCTCTGACACAGCTGAGCATCCTGGAAGGCTTGCAGGAATCCATGAACTTGCTTCTGGCTAGCGACgaggagaagaggaaggagcAGAGAGACCAGGAGGGCCTGCAAAGCTcagtctcctcccccacctaA